A DNA window from Mycolicibacter hiberniae contains the following coding sequences:
- a CDS encoding HAD-IB family hydrolase codes for MDLDQTVIAKSSALAFSKPFMAQGLINRRTVLKSSYAQFLMLLSGADHDQMERMRAHLTNMCTGWNVEQVKAIVNETIHDIVTPLIFAEAAELIADHKLCGRDVVVVSASGEEIVAPIARALGATHAMATRMVVADGKYTGEIAFYCYGEGKVQAIRELAAREGYPLEHCYAYSDSITDLPMLQAVGHPSAVNPDRALRKEALANGWPVLTFSRPVSLRDRIPAPSGAALATTAAVGISALAAGALTYSLLRRLAP; via the coding sequence CTGGACCTCGACCAGACGGTGATCGCGAAGTCCAGCGCCCTGGCCTTCAGCAAACCCTTCATGGCTCAGGGACTGATCAACCGCCGCACGGTTCTCAAGTCGAGCTATGCGCAATTCCTGATGCTGCTTTCCGGCGCCGACCACGATCAGATGGAGCGGATGCGCGCCCACCTGACCAACATGTGCACCGGCTGGAACGTCGAACAGGTCAAGGCGATCGTCAACGAGACCATCCACGACATCGTCACCCCGCTGATCTTCGCGGAGGCGGCGGAGCTGATCGCCGACCACAAACTCTGCGGCCGCGACGTCGTGGTGGTCTCAGCCTCCGGCGAGGAGATCGTGGCGCCCATCGCCCGGGCGCTCGGCGCCACCCATGCCATGGCCACGCGGATGGTCGTGGCCGACGGCAAGTACACCGGCGAGATCGCGTTCTACTGCTACGGCGAAGGCAAGGTGCAGGCCATCCGCGAACTGGCCGCTCGCGAGGGCTATCCGCTCGAGCACTGCTACGCCTACTCGGACTCGATCACCGACCTGCCGATGCTGCAGGCAGTCGGTCACCCCTCGGCGGTGAACCCCGACCGCGCCCTGCGCAAAGAGGCGCTCGCCAACGGCTGGCCGGTGCTGACCTTCTCTCGGCCGGTGTCGCTGCGGGACCGCATCCCGGCACCGTCCGGCGCGGCACTGGCCACCACCGCCGCGGTGGGCATCAGCGCGCTGGCCGCCGGCGCGCTGACCTATTCCCTGTTGCGCCGGCTGGCACCCTGA
- a CDS encoding oxidoreductase, producing MTTAQDPLAPLLDLPGVAEASEQVRDGLARVHRHKTNMRGWPVSAAEASLRAARASSVLDGGPAAVDADATSDPVFAGALRVAQALEGGETALVEVWRRAPLQALARLHVLAAADLVDEERLGRPEGGAAVGRRLEMLADLATGGTSVAAPVFAAVVHGELLTLAPFGSADGVVARGAARLVTIASGLDRHGLGVPEVAWMRKARDYRRAAEGFATGSREGVTGWLLLCCGAMRTGALDALEIAEAGR from the coding sequence GTGACCACTGCGCAGGATCCCCTGGCCCCGTTGCTCGATCTTCCGGGCGTTGCCGAAGCCAGCGAGCAGGTCCGCGACGGCCTGGCCCGGGTGCATCGGCATAAGACCAACATGCGCGGCTGGCCGGTCAGCGCCGCGGAGGCGTCCCTGCGGGCGGCGCGGGCCTCGTCGGTTCTTGACGGGGGGCCCGCTGCCGTGGACGCCGACGCGACGTCCGACCCGGTGTTCGCCGGCGCGCTGCGGGTGGCCCAAGCGTTAGAAGGCGGGGAGACCGCGCTGGTCGAGGTGTGGCGCCGTGCTCCGCTGCAGGCGTTGGCCCGGTTGCACGTGTTGGCCGCCGCGGACTTGGTCGACGAGGAGCGGCTCGGTCGGCCGGAGGGCGGTGCGGCCGTGGGGCGCCGGCTGGAGATGCTGGCCGACCTGGCCACCGGGGGCACCTCGGTGGCCGCCCCGGTTTTCGCCGCGGTGGTGCACGGCGAACTTCTGACGCTGGCGCCGTTCGGCAGCGCCGATGGGGTGGTGGCCCGGGGCGCGGCCCGCCTGGTCACGATCGCCAGCGGCCTGGACCGCCATGGACTGGGCGTTCCGGAGGTGGCCTGGATGCGCAAGGCGCGCGACTACCGGCGCGCGGCGGAGGGTTTCGCGACCGGTTCGCGCGAGGGTGTCACCGGGTGGCTGCTGCTGTGTTGCGGCGCGATGCGCACCGGGGCGCTCGATGCGCTGGAGATTGCTGAGGCGGGGCGCTAA
- the acs gene encoding acetate--CoA ligase — MSSNSDTAPAPSASSYPPSAEFAARANAGPELYRAAADDRLGFWAAQANRLSWAKPFTEVLDYSDAPFARWFADGKLNVAYNCVDRHVEAGHGERVAIHWEGEPDGDARTITYADLLADVCRAANALTGLGLVAGDRVAIYLPMIPEAVVAMLACARLGVLHTVVFAGFSAHALRSRIDDAQAKVVITSDGQFRRGQPAPLKPAVDEAVAEAPSVEHVLVVRRTGGEMSWNPDRDLWWHEVVEPAAAQHTPEAFDAEQPLFLLYTSGTTGKPKGIVHTSGGYLTQAAYTHHYVFDLKATSDVFWCTADVGWVTGHTYAVYGPLANGATEVIYEGTPDFPDHHRHFQIIEKYGVTIYYTAPTLIRTFMKWGREVPDAHNLSSLRLLGSVGEPINPEAWRWYRRVIGKDAVPVVDTWWQTETGAAMISPLPGVSAAKPGAAMTPLPGISARIVDDHGDQLAPDQSSGEPVSGYLVIDQPWPAMTRGIWGDRQRFIDTYWSRFAEQGWYFAGDGARYDADGDIWVLGRIDDVMNVSGHRISTAEVESALVSHEAVAEAAVVGAIDEQTGQRICAFVVLAASHSHVGGTIVDELRERVTVEISPIAKPRNVHIVPELPKTRSGKIMRRLLRDIADGRELGDTSTLVDPSVFDAIRAAD, encoded by the coding sequence GTGAGCAGCAACTCAGACACCGCCCCCGCCCCGTCCGCGTCGTCGTACCCGCCCTCGGCCGAGTTCGCCGCCCGGGCCAACGCGGGTCCGGAGTTGTATCGCGCCGCCGCCGACGATCGGCTCGGCTTCTGGGCCGCGCAGGCCAACCGGCTGAGCTGGGCAAAACCGTTCACCGAAGTGCTGGACTACTCCGACGCCCCGTTCGCCCGCTGGTTCGCCGACGGCAAGCTCAACGTCGCCTACAACTGCGTGGATCGCCACGTGGAAGCCGGCCACGGCGAGCGGGTGGCGATCCATTGGGAGGGCGAGCCCGACGGGGACGCCCGCACCATCACCTATGCCGACCTACTGGCCGACGTCTGTCGGGCGGCCAACGCGCTGACCGGCCTGGGCCTGGTCGCCGGTGACCGGGTGGCGATCTATCTGCCGATGATCCCCGAAGCGGTGGTCGCGATGCTGGCGTGCGCCCGGTTGGGCGTCCTGCACACCGTGGTGTTCGCCGGGTTCTCCGCGCACGCGCTGCGGTCGCGCATCGATGACGCCCAGGCCAAGGTGGTGATCACCTCCGACGGCCAGTTCCGCCGTGGCCAGCCGGCACCGCTCAAGCCCGCTGTCGACGAGGCGGTGGCTGAGGCTCCCAGCGTCGAGCACGTACTGGTGGTGCGGCGCACCGGCGGCGAGATGTCCTGGAACCCCGACCGCGACCTGTGGTGGCACGAGGTGGTGGAGCCGGCCGCCGCGCAGCACACGCCCGAGGCCTTCGACGCCGAGCAGCCGCTGTTTCTGCTGTACACGTCGGGGACCACCGGCAAACCGAAGGGCATCGTGCACACCAGCGGTGGTTACCTGACCCAGGCCGCCTACACCCACCACTACGTTTTCGACCTCAAGGCCACATCCGACGTCTTCTGGTGCACCGCCGACGTCGGCTGGGTCACCGGGCACACCTATGCCGTGTACGGACCGCTGGCCAACGGCGCCACCGAGGTGATCTACGAGGGCACCCCGGACTTCCCGGACCACCACCGACACTTCCAGATCATCGAAAAATACGGTGTCACAATCTATTACACCGCACCGACGTTGATCCGCACCTTCATGAAGTGGGGCCGCGAGGTCCCCGACGCCCACAATCTGTCCAGTCTGCGGTTGCTGGGCTCGGTGGGTGAGCCGATCAACCCGGAGGCGTGGCGCTGGTACCGGCGGGTGATCGGTAAGGACGCGGTTCCGGTGGTCGACACCTGGTGGCAGACCGAGACCGGTGCGGCGATGATCTCCCCGCTGCCCGGGGTTTCCGCGGCCAAACCGGGTGCGGCGATGACGCCGCTGCCGGGGATCTCCGCGCGCATCGTCGACGATCACGGTGACCAGTTGGCGCCGGATCAGTCCTCCGGCGAGCCGGTCTCGGGATACCTGGTCATCGACCAGCCCTGGCCGGCGATGACCCGGGGCATCTGGGGCGACCGGCAGCGCTTCATCGACACCTACTGGTCGCGCTTCGCCGAGCAGGGCTGGTACTTCGCCGGCGACGGCGCCCGCTACGACGCCGACGGCGACATCTGGGTGCTGGGCCGCATCGACGACGTGATGAATGTGTCCGGGCACCGCATCTCCACCGCCGAGGTGGAGTCGGCACTGGTCAGTCACGAGGCGGTGGCCGAGGCCGCCGTGGTCGGCGCCATCGACGAGCAGACCGGTCAGCGGATCTGCGCGTTCGTGGTACTGGCGGCCTCCCACAGCCACGTCGGCGGGACTATCGTCGACGAGCTGCGCGAGCGCGTCACCGTGGAGATCTCGCCGATCGCCAAACCGCGTAACGTCCATATCGTCCCGGAGTTGCCCAAGACCCGCAGCGGCAAGATCATGCGGCGCCTGCTGCGCGACATCGCCGACGGCCGCGAACTCGGCGACACCTCAACCCTGGTGGACCCCAGCGTGTTCGACGCGATCCGGGCGGCCGACTAG
- a CDS encoding chymotrypsin family serine protease: MQIAHRWSPRAVMALLAGVTGVALATVAVPAVRVAADDKVVLGGGAGLVVDEDTLCTLTSIGHDRTGALIGFTSAHCGGPGARVAAEGAERSGTIGHMVAGNDALDYAVIEFDPDKVTPVPNFGGFVIGGIGPDPLFGQIACKQGRTTGNSCGVTWGPGQDPGTIVMQVCGRPGDSGGPVVVNNMLVGMIHGAFSDALPTCVIKYIPLHTPAVVVSINAVLGDIAENGRPGAGFVPIG; encoded by the coding sequence GTGCAGATCGCACACCGCTGGTCGCCGCGCGCCGTGATGGCGCTGCTGGCAGGAGTGACTGGTGTCGCCCTGGCCACGGTCGCCGTACCGGCGGTCCGAGTAGCCGCCGACGACAAGGTGGTGCTCGGCGGGGGCGCGGGCCTGGTGGTCGATGAGGACACGCTGTGCACGCTGACCTCGATCGGTCACGACAGGACCGGCGCCCTGATCGGTTTCACCTCCGCGCACTGCGGCGGCCCGGGCGCCCGGGTGGCCGCTGAGGGCGCAGAGCGCAGCGGCACGATCGGTCACATGGTGGCCGGTAACGACGCCTTGGACTACGCGGTGATCGAGTTCGACCCGGACAAGGTGACCCCGGTGCCCAACTTCGGCGGCTTTGTGATCGGCGGGATCGGGCCGGACCCCTTGTTCGGCCAGATCGCGTGCAAGCAGGGCCGCACCACGGGCAACTCGTGTGGTGTCACCTGGGGGCCCGGCCAGGATCCCGGCACCATCGTGATGCAGGTCTGCGGACGCCCCGGCGACTCCGGCGGGCCGGTCGTGGTGAACAACATGCTGGTCGGCATGATCCACGGGGCGTTCAGCGACGCGTTGCCCACCTGCGTGATCAAGTACATCCCGTTGCACACTCCTGCGGTCGTGGTGTCGATCAACGCCGTACTGGGCGACATCGCCGAAAATGGCCGCCCCGGAGCCGGATTCGTGCCGATCGGCTAG
- a CDS encoding phage holin family protein, giving the protein MSKADRRNASRASNRSARTDRNGVPNGLATIPLADPHALPADPSLGDLVKDATAQISTLVRAEVELARAEITRDVKKGLTGSVFFIAALVVLFYSTFFFFFFVAELLNVWLQSWAAYLIVFGLMLVFTVALALIGYLRVRRIRGPRKTIETVREARDALRPDPDRLHGASATAATDGKPTTDPSGW; this is encoded by the coding sequence GTGAGCAAGGCCGATCGCAGGAATGCATCACGCGCCTCGAACAGATCCGCCAGGACGGACCGCAACGGCGTACCCAACGGCTTGGCGACCATCCCGCTTGCCGACCCGCACGCGCTACCGGCCGACCCGTCGCTGGGCGATCTGGTCAAGGACGCCACAGCGCAGATTTCGACGCTGGTGCGCGCGGAGGTCGAACTCGCCCGCGCCGAGATCACCCGCGACGTCAAGAAGGGCCTGACCGGCAGCGTGTTCTTCATCGCGGCCCTGGTCGTGCTGTTCTACTCCACCTTCTTTTTCTTCTTCTTCGTCGCCGAGCTGCTCAACGTGTGGCTGCAGTCCTGGGCTGCCTACCTGATCGTGTTCGGGCTGATGCTGGTGTTCACGGTGGCCCTTGCCCTGATCGGCTACTTGCGGGTTCGCCGCATCCGCGGGCCGCGCAAGACCATCGAGACGGTGCGCGAGGCACGCGATGCGCTGCGCCCCGACCCGGACCGCCTGCACGGCGCGTCGGCGACGGCCGCCACCGACGGCAAGCCGACCACCGATCCGTCGGGCTGGTAG
- a CDS encoding alpha/beta fold hydrolase, which yields MPPPDPSITRIDGPWRHWDIHANGIRFHVVEAVPDGDIAADGPPTARPLVMLLHGFGAFWWTWRHQLRGLRGFRVVAVDLRGYGGSDKPPRGYDGWTLAGDTAGLIRALGHSSATLVGHADGGLVCWATALLHPRLVRDIAVVSSPHPAALRNSALTHADQGRALLPWLLRYQVPFWPERTLTRRDGAEIERLVRSRAGARWQASADFTETIGHLRTAVRIPSAAHCALEYQRWAVRSQLRAEGRRFMKALDLRTLGIPLLHLRGEHDPYVLTDPVEKTRRYAPHGRYVSVPDAGHFAHEESPAVVNEHLTRFLRGESG from the coding sequence GTGCCACCACCGGATCCGTCGATCACCCGCATCGACGGGCCGTGGCGACACTGGGACATCCACGCCAACGGCATTCGCTTCCATGTCGTCGAGGCGGTTCCGGACGGCGACATCGCCGCCGACGGCCCGCCGACGGCACGGCCGCTGGTGATGCTGCTGCACGGGTTCGGGGCGTTCTGGTGGACGTGGCGTCATCAACTGCGCGGGCTGCGCGGCTTTCGAGTCGTCGCGGTCGACCTGCGCGGCTACGGCGGCAGCGACAAGCCGCCCCGCGGCTACGACGGTTGGACGCTGGCCGGCGACACGGCCGGGCTGATCCGGGCCCTGGGACACTCCTCGGCGACCCTGGTGGGCCACGCCGACGGCGGCCTGGTGTGCTGGGCGACCGCGCTGCTGCACCCCCGCTTGGTGCGCGACATCGCGGTGGTCAGCTCGCCGCACCCGGCAGCGCTGCGCAACTCGGCGCTGACCCACGCCGATCAGGGCCGGGCACTGTTGCCGTGGCTGCTGCGCTACCAGGTTCCGTTCTGGCCGGAGCGCACCCTGACCCGGCGGGACGGAGCCGAGATCGAGCGGCTGGTGCGCAGCCGGGCCGGGGCGAGATGGCAGGCAAGCGCCGATTTCACCGAGACGATCGGGCATTTGCGCACCGCGGTGCGCATCCCGTCGGCGGCCCACTGCGCGCTGGAGTACCAGCGCTGGGCGGTGCGCAGCCAACTGCGCGCCGAGGGCCGGCGGTTCATGAAGGCGCTGGACCTGCGCACCTTGGGGATTCCGCTGCTGCATCTCCGCGGCGAGCACGACCCCTACGTGTTGACCGATCCGGTTGAGAAGACCCGGCGGTACGCCCCGCACGGCCGGTATGTGTCGGTGCCCGACGCCGGACACTTCGCTCACGAAGAGTCGCCCGCAGTGGTCAACGAGCACCTGACGCGGTTCCTGCGGGGCGAATCCGGGTGA
- the marP gene encoding acid resistance serine protease MarP, with translation MTSSQWLDIAVLAIAFVAAVSGWRSGALGSLLSFVGVALGAMAGVLLAPHLIDSVSGPRLKLFAALFLILAMVVVGEVAGVVLGRAVRGAIRSPGVRTMDSVVGVVLQLGVVLIAAWLLATPLTASDQPALAAAVNDSRVLRQVDDIAPQWLKNVPRRLSAVLDDSGLPAVLEPFSRTPIAAVDAPDPALAASPVVETTAPSVLRIRGVAPDCQKVLEGTGFVIAPTRVMTNAHVVAGSDSVTVESGSKSYEATVISFDPREDISILAVPDLPLQPLTFASSPADADTDALVLGYPGGGVFEATPARIRDVINLEGPDIYRSATVTRRVYTIRGTVLQGNSGGPMIGMDGRVLGVVFGAAVDDPDTGFVMTAEEVAGQLARIGNTQPVSTQTCVGGE, from the coding sequence ATGACGTCGTCGCAGTGGCTGGACATCGCCGTGCTGGCGATCGCCTTCGTTGCCGCAGTGTCCGGCTGGCGTTCGGGTGCGCTGGGCTCCCTGCTGTCCTTCGTCGGCGTCGCGCTGGGTGCGATGGCCGGGGTGCTGCTGGCGCCGCACCTGATCGATAGCGTCTCCGGACCCCGCCTGAAGCTGTTCGCCGCGCTGTTCCTGATCCTGGCCATGGTCGTCGTCGGTGAGGTCGCGGGGGTGGTCCTGGGCCGAGCGGTGCGGGGAGCGATCCGCAGTCCCGGCGTCCGGACCATGGATTCGGTCGTCGGGGTGGTCTTGCAGCTGGGGGTGGTGCTGATCGCGGCCTGGCTGCTGGCCACCCCGCTGACGGCGTCGGATCAGCCGGCCCTGGCCGCCGCCGTCAACGACTCACGGGTGCTGCGTCAGGTCGACGACATCGCGCCGCAATGGCTCAAGAACGTCCCGCGGCGGCTGTCGGCCGTGCTCGACGATTCCGGGCTGCCCGCCGTACTGGAGCCCTTCAGCCGTACGCCGATCGCGGCGGTGGATGCGCCGGACCCGGCGCTGGCCGCCAGCCCGGTGGTGGAAACCACTGCGCCGAGCGTGCTGAGAATCCGGGGCGTGGCGCCGGACTGCCAGAAGGTTCTGGAGGGCACCGGATTCGTGATCGCGCCCACCCGGGTGATGACGAACGCGCACGTGGTGGCCGGGTCGGACAGCGTCACCGTGGAGAGCGGGTCCAAATCGTACGAGGCCACGGTGATCTCCTTCGACCCCAGGGAAGACATCTCCATCCTGGCCGTGCCCGATCTGCCGTTGCAGCCGTTGACGTTCGCCTCCTCGCCCGCCGATGCCGACACCGACGCGCTGGTGCTGGGCTACCCCGGCGGCGGCGTCTTCGAGGCCACCCCGGCCCGAATCCGCGACGTCATCAACCTCGAGGGCCCCGACATCTACCGCAGCGCGACGGTCACACGCCGGGTCTACACCATCAGAGGCACTGTGCTGCAAGGAAACTCCGGTGGTCCCATGATCGGCATGGACGGCCGGGTGCTGGGCGTGGTGTTCGGCGCGGCGGTCGACGACCCGGACACCGGGTTCGTCATGACCGCTGAGGAGGTGGCGGGCCAACTGGCCCGCATCGGCAACACTCAGCCGGTCTCCACCCAGACCTGTGTCGGGGGCGAGTAA
- a CDS encoding NUDIX hydrolase, with protein sequence MGRSGSGTEGGAVSAGESRAWVPSRAPSWLRPLVDNVDKVPTAYLRRVPADVRAMIAAADAKARVTGARRDAAVLVLFSGPPGDPPEAISESADLLVTVRASTLRHHAGQAAFPGGAVDPGDDGPVATALREANEETGIDPARIHPLVALEKIFIAPSGFQVVPVLAYSEDPGPVTVVDPGETAIVARVPVRAFINPENRLMVYRDARSRRWAMPAFRLNQMLVWGFTAQVISAMLDVAGWAQPWDTTEVLGLDEAMAQVGGEGGI encoded by the coding sequence GTGGGACGGTCAGGTTCCGGCACAGAGGGAGGCGCGGTGAGCGCTGGCGAGTCCCGAGCGTGGGTCCCGTCGCGTGCCCCGTCTTGGCTGCGGCCGCTGGTCGACAATGTGGACAAGGTGCCCACGGCGTATCTGCGGCGGGTGCCGGCCGACGTTCGGGCCATGATCGCCGCGGCCGACGCCAAGGCACGCGTCACCGGCGCGCGGCGAGACGCCGCGGTCCTGGTGCTGTTCTCCGGGCCGCCTGGCGACCCGCCGGAGGCGATATCGGAATCGGCTGACCTGCTGGTCACGGTGCGGGCCTCGACGCTGCGCCATCACGCGGGGCAGGCCGCCTTCCCGGGCGGAGCGGTCGATCCCGGCGACGACGGGCCGGTTGCCACCGCGCTGCGGGAGGCCAACGAGGAGACCGGGATCGACCCGGCCCGGATCCACCCGCTGGTGGCGCTGGAGAAGATTTTCATCGCGCCGTCGGGATTCCAGGTGGTGCCGGTGCTGGCGTACTCCGAGGATCCCGGGCCGGTGACCGTGGTGGACCCGGGCGAGACCGCAATCGTGGCGCGCGTTCCAGTCCGGGCATTCATCAACCCCGAGAACCGGTTGATGGTTTACCGTGATGCGCGCAGCCGGCGTTGGGCCATGCCGGCGTTCCGGCTCAACCAGATGCTGGTCTGGGGATTCACCGCCCAGGTGATCTCGGCGATGCTGGACGTGGCTGGCTGGGCGCAGCCCTGGGACACCACCGAGGTGCTGGGGCTCGACGAGGCCATGGCGCAGGTTGGAGGAGAAGGCGGAATATGA
- a CDS encoding TlpA family protein disulfide reductase: MTRSTRWTVAIVAVLVALLAGLVAELRREPAAVAPGGGGAVAGAGQDVAALRRRADLPPCQAGPGGLGPSALRGVVLECAADGAPVDVAAMVADRPVVLNLWAYWCRPCRDELRAFAEYQRRAGAGVTVVTVHQDDNEAAGLALLAELGVRLPTLQDGRRQLAAALQVPNVMPATVVLAADGSVARILPQPFATAEEIAAAVENSGR, encoded by the coding sequence ATGACCAGATCGACTCGATGGACCGTCGCGATAGTTGCGGTGCTGGTTGCGCTGCTGGCCGGGTTGGTCGCCGAGCTACGCCGCGAGCCGGCTGCAGTGGCGCCCGGCGGCGGCGGGGCGGTGGCCGGTGCCGGGCAGGATGTTGCTGCTCTGCGCCGGCGCGCCGACCTGCCGCCCTGCCAGGCGGGTCCTGGCGGCCTCGGCCCGAGTGCCCTGCGCGGCGTCGTCCTCGAGTGCGCCGCCGACGGGGCGCCGGTAGACGTTGCTGCGATGGTGGCCGACCGGCCGGTGGTGCTCAACCTCTGGGCGTACTGGTGCCGGCCATGCCGCGACGAGTTGCGGGCCTTCGCCGAATACCAGCGCCGAGCCGGCGCGGGCGTCACGGTGGTGACGGTGCATCAAGACGACAACGAAGCCGCGGGGCTGGCACTGCTGGCCGAACTGGGCGTGCGCCTGCCCACCCTCCAAGACGGCCGGCGCCAACTTGCTGCGGCGTTGCAGGTGCCCAACGTGATGCCCGCGACCGTGGTTCTCGCCGCGGACGGTAGCGTTGCCCGCATCCTGCCGCAGCCCTTCGCCACCGCCGAGGAGATCGCCGCCGCCGTCGAGAACAGCGGCCGCTGA
- the nth gene encoding endonuclease III, whose protein sequence is MNRTLAQAFPDAHCELDFTTPLELAVATVLSAQCTDVRVNLTTPAVFARYPTALDYAQADRTELEELIRPTGFYRNKAAALIKLGQALVERYDGEVPRTMEELVQLPGVGRKTANVILGNAFGVPGITVDTHFGRLVRRWAWTSEEDPVKVEHAVGELIERKEWTLLSHRVIFHGRRVCHARKPACGVCVVAKDCPSFGIGPTSPMEAAALVKGPETEHLLALAGL, encoded by the coding sequence ATGAATCGGACTCTGGCTCAGGCGTTTCCGGACGCCCACTGCGAGCTGGACTTCACCACACCCCTGGAACTGGCCGTCGCCACGGTGCTCTCGGCCCAGTGCACCGACGTCCGGGTGAACCTGACGACGCCGGCGGTGTTCGCCCGTTACCCCACGGCGCTGGACTACGCCCAGGCCGACCGCACCGAGCTCGAAGAGCTGATCAGGCCCACCGGCTTCTACCGCAACAAGGCCGCGGCGCTGATCAAGCTGGGCCAGGCGCTGGTGGAACGCTACGACGGGGAAGTGCCCCGCACCATGGAAGAACTGGTGCAGCTGCCCGGCGTCGGCCGCAAGACCGCCAACGTGATCCTGGGCAACGCTTTCGGCGTCCCGGGCATAACCGTCGACACGCACTTCGGTCGCCTGGTGCGGCGCTGGGCCTGGACCAGCGAAGAAGACCCGGTCAAGGTCGAGCACGCGGTCGGTGAGCTCATCGAGCGCAAGGAATGGACCCTGCTCAGCCATCGGGTGATCTTTCACGGCCGGCGGGTCTGCCACGCCCGCAAACCGGCCTGCGGGGTGTGCGTAGTGGCCAAGGACTGCCCGTCCTTCGGGATCGGGCCCACCTCCCCGATGGAGGCGGCCGCGCTGGTCAAGGGCCCCGAGACCGAGCACCTGTTGGCGCTGGCCGGGTTGTAG
- the crp gene encoding cAMP-activated global transcriptional regulator CRP, protein MDEILARAGIFQGVEPSAVAALTKQLQPVDFPRGHTVFAEGEPGDRLYIIVSGKVKIGRRSPDGRENLLTIMGPSDMFGELSIFDPGPRTSSATTITEVRAVSMDRDALRSWISDRPEIAEQLLRVLARRLRRTNNNLADLIFTDVPGRVAKQLLQLAQRFGTQEGGALRVTHDLTQEEIAQLVGASRETVNKALADFAHRGWIRLEGKSVLISDSERLARRAR, encoded by the coding sequence GTGGACGAGATCCTGGCCAGGGCCGGAATCTTCCAGGGAGTTGAGCCCAGCGCCGTAGCCGCGCTGACCAAGCAGCTTCAGCCCGTGGACTTTCCGCGCGGACACACTGTGTTCGCCGAGGGAGAGCCCGGCGACCGGCTGTACATCATTGTCTCCGGAAAAGTGAAAATCGGTCGGCGCTCCCCCGATGGCCGGGAGAACCTCCTGACCATCATGGGCCCCTCGGACATGTTCGGCGAGCTGTCGATCTTCGACCCCGGCCCCCGGACCTCCAGCGCGACCACCATCACCGAGGTGCGCGCGGTGTCGATGGACCGCGACGCCTTGCGGTCGTGGATCTCTGATCGCCCCGAGATCGCCGAGCAGCTGCTGCGGGTGCTGGCCCGCCGGTTGCGGCGCACCAACAACAACCTGGCGGACCTGATCTTCACCGACGTGCCCGGCCGGGTGGCCAAGCAGCTGCTGCAGCTCGCGCAGCGGTTCGGCACCCAGGAAGGCGGGGCCCTGCGGGTCACCCACGACCTGACTCAGGAAGAGATCGCTCAGCTGGTCGGAGCCTCCCGCGAGACGGTCAACAAGGCGCTGGCCGACTTCGCTCACCGCGGCTGGATTCGGCTCGAGGGCAAGAGCGTGCTGATCTCGGACTCCGAGCGTCTGGCGCGGCGCGCGCGCTAA